One Paraburkholderia sp. PREW-6R genomic region harbors:
- a CDS encoding beta-propeller fold lactonase family protein, which yields MKLRIAMAAAVSAFLAACGGGSDNVQSPVAQLFAQTNDSSNAVVHFVRNADGSLSARGSVLTGGKGTAGVNYFMGNIVAPDALTSNNSVIVSSDKTRLFVANAGDNTVSTFSVGTSGDLTLQAVSPTGGVRPTSLAFSNNVLYVSHQQGLQELGAYRVSADGKLTQIGQYAVAGPEALPTEVAVSPDGKFVVVTGFLKTVSPVQPLNMLLAYPTNSDGSLGTPVSTATAGVGPFGGRFGSGTLASVFSVAEAAGGTASSYSLSSTGAFSVLSGPVVVTRQKAPCWIALTPDNRFAYVGNGSGTVSLFSIDSTGKLSMTNPVAATETPVAGQTSAFANDSWVSPDGKYLYQDYAGDDKIVAYAIGVNGALKKLGEQPANTQAKISLQGLAGT from the coding sequence ATGAAACTGAGGATAGCAATGGCGGCAGCTGTGTCGGCCTTTCTGGCGGCGTGCGGGGGCGGATCTGACAACGTGCAAAGTCCTGTCGCGCAGCTTTTCGCGCAGACCAACGACAGCTCTAACGCCGTGGTCCATTTTGTCCGCAACGCGGATGGCTCCTTATCTGCGAGGGGGAGTGTGCTTACCGGAGGAAAAGGTACGGCTGGCGTTAACTACTTTATGGGCAACATCGTTGCTCCGGACGCGCTGACAAGCAACAACAGCGTGATTGTATCGTCCGATAAGACGCGCCTCTTTGTCGCAAACGCAGGCGACAATACTGTCAGCACTTTTTCTGTCGGCACATCCGGCGACCTCACATTGCAGGCCGTATCGCCAACTGGCGGTGTCCGCCCCACTTCTCTTGCCTTTTCAAATAACGTTCTCTATGTTTCTCACCAGCAAGGACTGCAAGAACTTGGCGCGTATCGCGTTAGCGCCGACGGCAAGCTTACCCAGATTGGCCAATACGCCGTCGCGGGACCAGAAGCGCTGCCCACAGAAGTGGCAGTAAGTCCAGACGGGAAGTTCGTCGTCGTCACCGGCTTCCTGAAGACGGTCTCTCCCGTTCAACCCCTCAATATGCTCCTCGCGTACCCGACGAACAGCGATGGCTCGCTCGGTACACCTGTGTCCACTGCAACCGCAGGCGTAGGCCCATTCGGTGGACGATTTGGATCCGGTACACTCGCCTCAGTTTTTTCTGTGGCTGAGGCGGCGGGAGGCACGGCCAGTTCGTACTCGTTGTCCTCAACGGGGGCATTCAGCGTACTCAGCGGCCCAGTCGTCGTTACCAGACAGAAGGCACCGTGCTGGATCGCACTCACACCAGACAATCGCTTCGCTTACGTTGGTAACGGCAGTGGTACGGTTTCTTTGTTCTCGATCGACAGCACAGGTAAGCTCAGCATGACGAACCCTGTCGCTGCGACAGAGACACCAGTCGCGGGCCAAACTTCCGCGTTTGCCAACGATTCCTGGGTTAGCCCCGATGGCAAATACCTCTACCAGGACTATGCGGGGGACGACAAAATCGTGGCATATGCGATCGGCGTTAATGGTGCCCTGAAAAAATTGGGCGAGCAGCCGGCCAATACACAGGCCAAGATCAGTTTGCAGGGTCTTGCAGGCACTTGA
- a CDS encoding ATP-binding domain-containing protein: MARSIHPTTEQQAILDAVPAGGRLKIKAYAGAGKTLTLRLVADRLSPQRGTYLAFNREIAEHARRSFPANVSAATVHSLAYRSVAPELAARVGYPAEPPHDLAARFGLSALEVPLVTGKAVEITPFEIGRMIVDGLGRFCRSADEIPAAIHVPVDEKIDPRAADWLRNGLLPYVSRLWDESRQPRGHSAIIPDVYLKVWAQSVPRIDSDFILFDEAQDSDGVMLWLLNQQTHAQTVFVGDPYQQIYEWRGAVNAMAQISAPEYALTESFRFGPVIATLASRLLALLGESTPVRGQNSIGSIGVDDPSLAPPVDAILCRKNVSAIWHLAAGIEAGHRASIRMSSAEIVAYADGADALLDGRRAYKPAAFSLFESWKDVQSFARSAAGSDLLPIVRFVDELGTDYLRALSQRASSEANSDYVISTVHRAKGLEWKRVKVVNDFLFKYVDGRLTLDDDELRLLYVAVTRAQHLLDVSDLREQLLRLFSSGPSRRVRHNAT; encoded by the coding sequence TCAGCGTGGCACCTATCTGGCCTTCAACCGTGAGATTGCCGAACACGCGCGCCGCAGTTTCCCCGCGAACGTTTCGGCGGCGACCGTGCACTCGCTTGCCTACAGGTCTGTCGCGCCCGAGCTAGCGGCAAGGGTAGGGTATCCGGCCGAGCCGCCGCACGATCTTGCAGCCCGATTCGGACTGTCAGCGCTGGAGGTGCCACTTGTCACCGGCAAGGCGGTTGAGATCACGCCGTTCGAAATCGGCCGGATGATCGTCGACGGGTTAGGCCGGTTCTGCCGGTCGGCCGACGAAATCCCGGCCGCCATTCACGTGCCCGTCGACGAAAAGATCGATCCGCGAGCCGCGGACTGGCTGCGCAACGGTCTTCTCCCCTATGTTTCCCGGCTATGGGATGAGAGCAGGCAGCCGCGAGGCCACAGCGCCATCATTCCCGACGTCTATCTGAAGGTGTGGGCGCAGAGCGTCCCCCGCATTGACTCTGACTTTATCCTGTTCGACGAGGCGCAGGACAGCGACGGCGTGATGCTGTGGCTCCTGAACCAGCAGACCCACGCACAGACCGTTTTCGTTGGCGACCCGTACCAGCAGATCTACGAATGGCGCGGGGCCGTGAACGCGATGGCGCAGATCTCCGCGCCGGAGTACGCGCTGACGGAATCTTTCCGTTTCGGCCCTGTTATCGCCACCCTCGCCAGCCGCCTGCTTGCCTTGCTGGGTGAGAGCACTCCGGTCCGCGGACAAAACTCGATCGGTTCAATAGGCGTCGATGACCCGTCGCTGGCTCCTCCCGTCGATGCGATCCTGTGCCGGAAGAACGTCTCGGCTATCTGGCATCTTGCGGCCGGCATCGAGGCGGGTCACAGAGCGTCAATCCGTATGAGCTCCGCGGAGATCGTGGCTTACGCCGACGGTGCAGATGCGCTGCTCGACGGGCGCCGCGCCTACAAGCCAGCGGCATTCTCCCTGTTTGAGTCGTGGAAGGACGTACAGTCTTTCGCGAGAAGCGCTGCGGGCTCCGACCTGCTGCCAATCGTCAGGTTTGTTGACGAGCTCGGGACCGACTATCTGCGAGCGCTTTCGCAACGCGCGTCCTCAGAGGCCAACAGCGACTATGTGATCTCGACCGTACACAGAGCGAAAGGTCTCGAATGGAAGCGCGTCAAAGTGGTCAACGACTTCCTTTTCAAGTACGTCGACGGCCGGCTGACGTTGGACGACGACGAGCTACGGCTGCTGTACGTCGCCGTTACACGGGCCCAGCATCTGCTGGACGTCTCAGATCTACGCGAGCAGCTTTTGCGCTTATTCTCATCTGGCCCTAGCCGGCGTGTTCGCCACAACGCGACGTGA
- a CDS encoding sigma-70 family RNA polymerase sigma factor, translating into MSSGNGKLHTVESQLKALFVRGLEGNASDYQLFLAELAGHLRGYLRRRIPNFRDDIEDLVQEILLAVHNARHIFRPNEPLTAWVHAIACYKLIDFLRIRTRREWPVEPLGDQDALFAESDKERTEARRDLGKLLAHLPVRQRLSILHVKVEGLSVAEAARITGLTESAVKNGIRRGLKALGMLVRRFDESG; encoded by the coding sequence ATGAGTTCGGGAAACGGGAAATTGCATACAGTCGAGTCGCAGCTTAAGGCCTTGTTTGTCCGCGGACTCGAGGGCAACGCATCCGATTACCAGCTTTTCCTCGCCGAATTAGCCGGACATTTACGCGGCTATCTGCGCAGGCGTATCCCAAACTTTCGCGACGATATCGAGGATCTGGTTCAGGAAATTCTGCTAGCCGTGCATAATGCACGTCACATTTTCAGGCCGAACGAGCCGCTGACAGCATGGGTTCACGCAATAGCCTGCTACAAACTGATAGATTTTCTAAGGATACGCACGCGACGCGAATGGCCGGTCGAACCTCTCGGCGATCAGGATGCGCTTTTCGCGGAGTCCGACAAGGAACGCACCGAGGCGCGGCGTGATCTCGGCAAGCTGCTCGCTCATCTGCCTGTCAGGCAGCGACTTTCCATTCTGCACGTAAAAGTCGAAGGACTCTCGGTGGCCGAGGCTGCTCGGATCACCGGGCTCACAGAGTCAGCCGTCAAAAACGGCATTCGTCGCGGGCTAAAGGCGTTGGGCATGCTTGTGCGAAGATTCGACGAAAGTGGATGA
- a CDS encoding zinc-binding dehydrogenase, translating into MLQLSHAALNPADLYLAEGRYPYPVNPPLPHVLGRDGVGTIVKVGDGVKNVVEGDRRIILRSDAGVFRWGTFAEQLSISADSLTPIPQGWSDEEASCASLVYAAGYRALTMWEPLKPQSVVLVTGASGGVGVATVQLAAAMGHIVVALSRNEEKQKRLRSLGAALTFNPENPGWPEELRDSLKSRGVDLAVDNIGGKLFPDVVAVMGEHGRISLVGELAGPVPNFDTGTLFSRRLRIGAMALGYSSPEETRKTWEELLKVMTEAGARPQIDQVFMFDQLHEAFERLTKGPMGKVLIRINP; encoded by the coding sequence GTGCTGCAACTTAGCCACGCCGCACTAAATCCTGCGGACCTGTACCTTGCGGAGGGGCGATATCCTTATCCCGTGAATCCACCACTTCCTCATGTCCTGGGACGTGACGGCGTCGGAACGATTGTCAAGGTTGGCGACGGAGTGAAAAACGTCGTTGAAGGCGACAGACGGATTATTCTACGGAGCGATGCGGGGGTTTTCCGGTGGGGAACATTTGCCGAGCAGTTATCCATTTCCGCCGACTCTCTAACGCCAATCCCCCAAGGATGGAGCGACGAGGAGGCATCATGCGCATCTCTGGTCTATGCGGCAGGATACCGCGCACTTACGATGTGGGAGCCTCTCAAGCCGCAGTCGGTTGTGCTTGTGACCGGCGCCTCGGGTGGCGTTGGCGTGGCAACAGTACAACTTGCAGCAGCGATGGGGCACATAGTTGTCGCCCTGTCCCGCAACGAGGAAAAGCAGAAGCGCTTAAGGTCGCTTGGCGCGGCGCTCACATTTAATCCCGAAAATCCGGGGTGGCCAGAAGAGTTGAGAGATTCCCTCAAATCACGGGGCGTTGATCTGGCCGTAGATAACATCGGAGGGAAACTGTTCCCGGATGTCGTCGCTGTCATGGGCGAACACGGTCGAATCAGTCTCGTAGGAGAACTTGCCGGCCCGGTTCCCAATTTTGATACCGGAACGCTTTTCTCGCGCCGGCTGCGGATAGGTGCGATGGCTCTAGGCTACTCGTCGCCGGAGGAGACTCGAAAGACATGGGAGGAACTGCTTAAAGTGATGACCGAAGCAGGTGCGCGCCCTCAGATCGATCAGGTCTTCATGTTCGATCAATTACACGAGGCGTTTGAACGTTTGACGAAGGGCCCAATGGGGAAAGTATTGATCCGCATTAATCCCTGA
- a CDS encoding response regulator, protein MSSTYPVLQRPSPARQKPPSPTVFIVDDDISVRESLESLIQHEGIDVKTFVSATSFLEHAPSTGPTCLLLDVSMPGLNGLDLQKSLIHDRPAMPIIFVTGHEDARTVVQAMKAGAIEFLTKPFDDQALLIAVRGAIERSSSLLRKEHRKAEINSRYNALTRRERQVYVLIVEGLLNREIGHELGISEITVKAHRGQVMRKMEAESLAELVRLAGEAGSPDSNGSATL, encoded by the coding sequence GTGAGCTCAACGTACCCTGTGCTGCAACGCCCATCACCTGCCCGACAAAAGCCCCCCTCTCCGACCGTATTCATCGTCGACGATGACATTTCTGTCAGGGAATCGCTTGAGTCGCTGATCCAGCATGAAGGCATAGACGTGAAGACCTTCGTGAGCGCCACGTCATTCCTCGAACATGCTCCTTCGACGGGCCCAACGTGCTTGCTGCTGGATGTTTCGATGCCGGGCCTGAACGGACTCGATCTGCAGAAATCCCTGATCCATGATCGACCGGCAATGCCGATCATATTTGTAACGGGACACGAGGACGCCCGAACGGTCGTGCAGGCGATGAAGGCTGGGGCGATCGAGTTCCTGACGAAACCGTTTGATGACCAAGCGTTGCTGATAGCGGTACGCGGCGCGATTGAACGCAGTTCGTCGCTCCTGCGCAAGGAACACCGCAAAGCAGAGATCAATTCCCGATACAACGCACTCACCCGTCGGGAACGCCAAGTATATGTGCTGATAGTCGAGGGGCTCCTTAATCGCGAGATAGGCCACGAACTCGGTATCAGCGAGATCACAGTAAAGGCACATCGCGGACAGGTTATGCGGAAGATGGAAGCCGAGTCACTCGCTGAGCTGGTCCGGCTGGCAGGTGAAGCCGGGAGTCCTGACAGCAACGGGTCTGCGACTCTCTAA